The following proteins are encoded in a genomic region of Nicotiana sylvestris chromosome 4, ASM39365v2, whole genome shotgun sequence:
- the LOC138890300 gene encoding serine/threonine-protein phosphatase 7 long form homolog, whose protein sequence is MQLDWSLITALVERWRPKTHIFHLPTREATITLEDVQVLYGLRVDGRAVALPQYIRSMTRAQFLDMMMHFTGYRPQGDAGGSRVALSAIRDHMAFLHPDITGETEDLHIERYTRLALLLLFGCVLFPNTSGSKVSMRFLHHLQELDGLPQYSWGAAVLAYLYRSMCRASIGPAVDICGFLPLLQVWAWQRIMPLQPPLPALAPGYWASSPLPVGTGDAATYRHPCSR, encoded by the exons ATGcagcttgattggtctctcatcacggccttGGTAGAGCGATGGCGACCGAAGACGCACATTTTTCACTTGCCCACtagagaggccaccatcacgctggaggatgttcaggttttgtacgGGCTGCGCGTAGATGGACGGGCCGTAGCACTGCCCCAGTACATTAGATCCATGACACGTGCACAATTTTTGGATATGATGATGCATTTTACTGGTTATAGACCTCAGGGTGACGCTGGGGGCAGTCGCGTTGCTTTGTCAGCCATCAGAGATCATATGGCATTTCTGCACCCAGACATTACCGGCGAGACGGAAGATCTTCATATTGAGAGGTATACGCGGTTGGCGCTGCTCCTGCTTTTCGGGTGTGTCTTGTTCCCAAACACTtcggggagtaaagtgagtatgcgctttcTCCATCATCTTCAGGAGTTGGATGGTTTACCCCAGTATAGTtggggtgctgctgttctcgCATACCTGTATAGGAGCATGTGTCGGGCGAGCATAGGCCCAGCAgtggacatatgtggttttctgcccctcctacag gtttgggcctggcagcggatcatgccgttgcagccacctctaccagcACTTGCGCCTG gctattgggcatcatcacctctaccagttgggacaggagatgcagcAACATACCGACATCCCTGCAGTCGTTGA
- the LOC104236837 gene encoding ergosterol biosynthetic protein 28 gives MELLGWWLMLVGTLRLASVWFGFFDIWALRLAVFSKTTMSEVHGRTFGVWTLLTCTLCYLCAFNLHDRPLYLATLLSFVYAFGHFLTEFLIYQTMEIKNLVTVGIFAGTSIVWMSLQWNARQRIKTKSP, from the exons atGGAGCTGTTAGGATGGTGGTTGATGCTAGTGGGCACACTTCGGCTTGCATCGGTATGGTTCGGTTTCTTCGACATTTGGGCTCTTCGTCTCGCTGTTTTCTCCAAAACCACCA TGTCAGAAGTACATGGGAGGACATTTGGAGTGTGGACTCTTCTAACATGCACTCTTTGCTATCTGTGTGCATTTAACCTTCATGACAGGCCTTTGTATTTGGCAACCTTGTTATCGTTCGTCTATGCCTTCGGTCATTTCCTGACAGAGTTCTTGATCTATCAGACAATGGAAATAAAAAATCTGGTTACTGTTGGTATATTTGCAG GCACGTCTATAGTGTGGATGTCGTTGCAGTGGAATGCTCGCCAACGGATTAAAACTAAGAGTCCATAA